A window of Pseudochaenichthys georgianus chromosome 11, fPseGeo1.2, whole genome shotgun sequence genomic DNA:
GCGTAGGAATTGGAAGACGGATGAGAAGTCCTTGTTAGCGTAGCCGCGGGCGCACATGACTCTGAAGATCTGGTGGGCGAGGGAACCCAGAGGGATGGGTGTCTTAGTGTTGGTGGCAGTGTTTTGAGCCAAACCAAGATCCTAGATAGATGGAGAAAGAGAGGCAGGGTTTTTACACTAACATAGAATCTATTTCTGTATATCTAGGCTGATCAAATAAATATCCTTATTTTATCAGAAGTTTGGCGTGTTAATTTAACTTCCCAGGCTTATGTATGCAGAGCACACATTGCAAGTGTATTAAACGACCCCCAGATGCactaaataatacacaggcaCAGACTGACCCATACAGAAGAGCTAATGCAGTGACAGTAAAATGAAGTGGCGCACAATAAGTCACAGATGGGATGGTGAGGAGGAGAGTGGGAGTATCACACACAGACAAAAGAGCAGTTAAAAAGGGACACAACATAAATGACAGGGTTGAGATTGAGAGAAAGAGATTGACAAAAAacagacaaaaagaaaagaaaaagggcAAATTAGCCGTAGTTGCTAAAATAATTAGTCAATCAGGACTACATTAGATTCTAACAACTTTGATACATTATTAACCATTAAGGTTATTATCCTGGGAAAAAATCCAGCTTCAACAAAATATGAAGATTTGggactttgttttattttattataatttgtGTTTTTGCTTAATCAAGACTTAATTGAAAAGAAAGTGACTTAAAGACAGGGGACAGGTTGTACCTTGGCCATTAGTGTGGTTCCAAAGCCCCCCTGGTAGTTGTTGGCAGAGGGGACTCCCTCCATGACGCCAGGGGCTGGATTGTACGTATCACTGGACCAGCAACGACCTGAAGACATGTTGAGGATCTTTGCCAGCAGCTTGGGGTCCAAACCCAGTCTGGGAAAGGAGGAGAAGGGGTCAGTCGGTTCTTAATGCATGTTAACATCAACATTTATGGTTGATTATAGGAGTCTTTCTTTTACTCGCTATGCTGGTTTTAGTACATATCAGAACAAAATGGTATTAACACTGTCAGACTTCCTTTACACAAACTGCATCCTCGATTAAAGGCTCAACCCTCTGGATTTTGCTAGCTCGACCAAATTGAGCATTTTTAGTATTTTAGAGTTTTCTTCAGCTttcaaggtgtggttaaacatTGACCAGAGCTGTTGACACCAACTAGTCATTATCTGTGTACTGCCATGGAaggttgtccttgtgtttgaaGTGTGTCATGTACAGTCATTTAATGATTACctaaaccagtggttctcaaatgggggtacgcggacccctagggatACATtgcagtactgcagggggtacgtgagatttattttattttatttaaacgtaattaatgcatttaaacaacctaccaatagtagattaactactttattcaaaggtttacagtcattctggataataaaatgggaacaataaacggggtgctctcttttcctctccctctcctgacagcctgtcagtctcgtgcagctcgctgaacctgtaataagtgaccccacagtaaagaataaatatatttataactagtttagctagttcaagagtagataaactagctaagcgtgttaggtctaactcttagtgtattttgctccactcaacggtccgtcacagcggcggagctgtgatcatgcagagctgcgtgttctccgtcagcagcagctgatctgatctctgatcCCTCTCTCGCGTCctgttatacttcactcgtgtttatgtccaaatctgtcagatctagctagttctagctaatgatatgactgcctgcttatcaaaggacacctaaacaataagcattGCTTGGCAAtggcgtgtggccgcaaagtatagcgcagcattatgctcAATGTTCAATGAGgagtcaaaatcccatgctcataaaatgctcatatatcTTTTTCTCTTAacaaagtttgagcagtgtgggttttatatgaacagagttacacatatttcaaaacgtgaagtgtaataactgcagtggcctccctgtcagaatgacaaaggtcctcagtgaagcacaagcccatgtttctcactatgtaagtacaacttattaaaaagatcagttcaatgcaactaatgtcgtcttagtgttattgcatgatgttaaaattggcttgccatgaatttagtgacggattgtaaacatttgaaatgtagcatttaagtgtttctcagttacaatgttgttgttttaataaaacagacagtgatggtgcagcgctgcaCTGTACCTCTTCATATAGGCATTTTTTCCCTAACATTTTGTTTTGCTACTTGgctgatgttttttttaaaggcagtacattattgaaaacatttgagaaccactgacctAAACTATCAATGCTCATCAAGGAACTTGTGTTGGAAATTATCTTTAGCTACAAGTGTGACACGTTGGACACTTCTAGAAGTCACTGTTATTCTGTACTAATGAATGTCCCTAATGAGTATACACAAAACTACTACATACTAATAAACTAGTAAGACAATGGGACAGATGACTCAGCGATTATTGAATCCAATTTCAAAACTGAGCAAAATAGCAACACGGAAAAAGATGGGTGTTGGGCGGCTGGTGATCGTGGTGACCCCCATTGAACCTTATGCTAGGCTGTGACCATACCTCAGTGTTAATGGCTGAAGGCTTTGTAATGCTGGCTAATGCAGTATTGATGTTTACCAGCACATCTATCCTTCATCATCCCTCTTTCATGAAAGAAAGAGGAGGAGAAGTGGTTAAGCAGCACAGGGGAGCCATAAACCTCGCTGTCACGTATAGAAGAACGCTCTTATTTCTGCTGCCCCATTTTGCAGCAACCCACTTTCATATGCAAGTCTCCAAGCTATGATATGCAAAAAGCAAAAAGACAGACAGAAGCAGGGAGTGAAACAAAGTGCCAACCATTACAGGGAAGAGGGTGTAACTATAGCGTCTGTGTCGGTTTGTGTAGTGCAGCTTTTGTGTATTAACGGTTTAAAGGCCAGTGTAAAGCGGACCACATCAAGCCCTGGCTGCCTCACTTCACTGTTGCTTACAGGCCTGTAACTCTTTTCTGCTCTCAATTTGACTATTAAACCATCATAGGTCCTTAAGGCCAGcagcctccctccctccctccctcccttccttctgccctccctccctccacctGGCACTCATTCTGCCATTACTACCACAGTTTTTATTAGCTGTCTACTAACTAATTAAGAATGGGGATTGCGTTTACACTCTCCATGTCTCTCCCTCCTCCCTTACCCTTTCGTCTCTTTTGTGTCCCGTGTTTTTTTAACAAACAGTTTTGGAAATGTGGCATGAGTGCAGCCGCATGCGTGCATATGCGTGTGTGTTAGTTAACATGTGTTTTAGCTTGCAATTTGTTAATGTCAGTCTCGCTCATGATGGCTTTTTTAGTTTCCGTCTGAAGCATCCCTCGCCATCCTGCCTCTCATCTCCTCCGCcttctctcctcttcctccccctcgTCTTCCCCGCTGACACCTCCCTGTCTGAGGACTCTAGGGGACATATGTTTGACATCGCGCACAAACCCCCcatctctccacacacacacacactctcgcaCACACAAGCAGGCAGCCCCTCCCTGCGTTCTGGGTCAGCAGCTGAAAAGGTTACTGGCTGAGCTACAATAAAGCGCGTCCGAGCGCACAGATCGTTTGTTATAGCGACCAGAGACGCTGACGGGGAGCTGTTGTCCTCTGTTAACGATAAATCAATGAAgttcccctcctgctcccatcacacacgcacacccgcacagccactcacacacaccGCTGTGGTTATTAGCTGACGCAGTGGTGTTGTTCCTCGCCTGCGGTAATTTGCGTGGAGAAGAGGACATGTCACGCTTTAACAAGATTGACATGGataaacacacaaagacacaaacGGTGAAACAAACGTGTTGCTGTGCGATGCCGCTGCACATTAAAGAAAtgtgagagtgagagggagagagatggaGAAAAGAGAGGAGGGTGTTGATGTGCTGGAGGGCTCTAGCAGGTGGAGTTCATTTGCAGCGCTGATATTAACTGTCTGTTTCATTGCGATTAGCTTCTCGTCCTCGTTTGATGCCACAGGAGAGGAAGCCAACCCGTGCCCaatttattattacattacagtGCTAACgagcacatatacacacacaagcGTTTACTATCCCATTTATAGAGGCAACAAGCGCGTTTATCACCCAACTTTAATCTTCATCGGAACATATGCTCACAATTCATTAAAAGGGGGGAGAGATGTTCATCTGTGTGTCCTGTGGCAAACCTATTTCTGTCTCTCAACACAAAGGGTTTTGTTGTTATGCCCTTAGATCCGCCCGTTGTCTTCCTCATAAAAGAATAAAAGAGCAAATATGTGTGTCCCTACTTGTGACTGCTTGTCTTTATGCATGAATGAGTGCAGGTACACATGTGCAAGGTGAACCGTAAAAAGCCTCATATCCCTTCCTGGGCCAGTCGCCTCTCTTCTCTTTTTCCTCTCCTTTCATCTTCATGTGCATCATTAAAATCACTGCTGCCCGCCTCTACCACTGACTGGTTGGCTGCGTGCAAAAATGATGGCAGACAGAGGAGAAATGAAGGGATTAAAAGGAAAGAATAAAAATGAGGAGGGACAGAAAACAGGAATGGAGGGAAAAAAGCCAATCGAGAAGGACGGCAAATAATAGGCTGTGTATGCGGGctggggagtgtgtgtgtgtgtgtgtgtgctcataaTTGTCATGCGTGGCCATTCCTTGCACTAAGAAAACGTCACGCTCTGTTGGAGACGGCCCGAGCTTCCATCTGAGATCAACAAATTAGCTCCACGAACGGAACTGTGCATGTATGtgtctaagtgtgtgtgtgtgtgtgtgtgtgtgtataggttggaagagaaacacacactcatacacataTTCGAGAAAGGGCAGCTCTATCAGGCCCAAGTCCAGCATGATAAAATGTTATTGCCATTTTCCTGTAAATTGGCTGTGAGTGTTCGGTTTCCTTTGTTTATGactgtgtcgtgtgtgtgtgtgtgtgtgtgtgtgtgtgtgtgtgtgtgtgtgtgtgtgtgtgtgtgtgtgtgtgtgtgtgtgtgtgtgtgtgtgtgtgtacatatatACGGCTAAGAGAGCGCCCTCTCTGCATAAGAGGCTGGGCCGCAATGCAGCATGGGAGATTTACGGGTGTGGGCTCTCTCTAAACGATGACAGTCTTTGTCAAACCCCATAATAAAGCCCCCGAGATTGGTTAGTAAGAAGGGGGGGAAACATggaaacccacacacacaccatgcatGTATGCGCACACACAATCATAACTGAATAACTGAAGGGTCAGTTTGCATGTAAAAAATAATTCACAATCAAAGTGAAAGGATGCCGTAGTTAGCATTCGTATCCTTTTATTCATTGGCATATGTTTCAGTGATGTGCACAGTCTGTCGCAGTTTGCTAGAAAACTGCTGTCTTCAGTGTCTGTGGATGTGAATCTGTGTGTCaaagtgtgcgtgtgcgtgtgtgtgtgtgtgcatcagaGACAGTGTGGCAATGTGTAAATCTGTGTTGCTCCCTTAATGCCTTCATATTTCAGAGGCCTAGTGGGGGGATTTATGTGCGACTGCTCATGCCAATTTTCCTCCTCTGTCTCAGCACAGATAAATCAGCGGCACTAACACAGCTGCACTGTGAGAAGAGCAATTCGCgtacatgcacgcacgcacgcacgcacgcacgcacacacacacaaacacaaaccatTTAAGGTGCAAAACCCATACAAATGCATAATAGTTACACACTAAACAGAGGGAACAGTCTATTATTGGCAGGGGATGTGTAATAATAAAGTAGATTATAAATTCACATTTGTGAGGTCAAAAAAACTATTGTGATGGCTCAGGTTAATTCATTCATGTGAAGAATAACTGATGTGTAGACTTAATTTCCTAACAATTTAACCAACGATTGATTGATTTGGATGTTAAGATACTTTTGAATCCTTCGATGAGCCACATATTTTAGGTCATATccaaatgatttggtttaattcAGAAGACTTCATATCCCATCATTCTCAGCCTTTGTGCCATGATGAATGATGGGATATCTAGGCGGTGTTCAATGACAGGCTTGTGACAGGATACTGGTGAGAGCTCAATCAGTAGATGTAAATCAGAATCTTTGGCTCCGCCCCCTCATCCATCTCTCTCCAGCATAGGCGGCTCCCAATCGGGGCtgggctgacacacacacacacacacacacacacacacacacacacacacacacacacacacacacacacacacacacacacacacacacacacacacacacacacacacacacacacacacacacacacacacacacacacacacacacacacacacacacacacacacacacacacacacacacacacacacacacacacacacacacacacacacacacacacacacacacacacacacacacacacacacacacacacacacacacacacacacacacacacacacacacacacacacacacacacacacctgatgtAGCAATTGCTTTTATAGTGACAGCTATATCAAAGGGCCAATATCATGCGTGGTTAAAATGAGGGACCCTCAAACGTGCCACCTCGAAGGTCATGGTGATTGTACGGCTTATAAACAAATATCTTGATTTTGCTTGGCTCAGGAGGAAAAGTCTACTGCTACACGTCCCTCAACAAGAAAAAGGAAGCCCACTGGATCTACTGAACAGCTGGTTTTGACATGAAGTTACACCTCACTGGTTTGCACGAGCAATATATTGTGATTACTAGCTCATTTTCCATTTAACAGCTTAGGTGGTATAAGTTGAAGTAAGGTATATCCATTTGTAATAGCCCAATCAGAGATCACATCCCTGTGTCAGAATGTCTCTGCTCTGCTGCAAAGTGTTTTCCCATGTAAATCTATCTTCATCCTTGCTTTTCCCTTTAGGATAACAGGCAGGAAGCAGCTTAGCGCAGCATCGGCCGACTGTACCTGATGCCAAGGTTCATCGTCTCTGCGGTCCCAATCATCCCGATGGCCAGGAGCATGTTGTTGCAGATCTTAGcggcctacagaagattacattaaaacagaacaggcacttttattttgtgtataatGAGGTTTCCAAGACAACATGTAATACAGGAtgtgaatacatttaaaaaggtaCATCATACTCAGATACTATAGACTTGTGAATGTGCCAATCAAGTGGCTACCTACAAAGATATTTCACTAAGACATCAAGCATGACAATTCCTGGAttagttattttttaaataattttcaaAAGTTAAAGGGCACCGAGcattcgcagcagctggccctaggctctggaacactctgcccctccatgtgaggtcggcccagaccctaggggcttttaaatcaacacttaaaactcacttcttctctctggccttcttgtctgagcggagcacgactcctgacatttccctgtgtgtgattttttttatttgtgctgttgtatttgttgtaaagtgtttttattgtaaagtatttttattgtatgtacagcactttggctcgaccaaaaatcgttttaaaaatgtgctatataaataaaacttgatttgatttgaaagtgTGATATTCAAACTGCTTAAGATTCCTTTTTTATTATGTTAAAGGAAAGATGGTAGAATAATAGACTGTCATTTAAAAGTTCAAAATGAACAATATTATAGTGCAttttataaatatttaaatACACAAACCATGAgttgtttatttttataataataagctttatttgtatagcactttTCTTGCATCAGGGGCAGCACAAACACAACTTAAAACACAACCAGAGTTTTACATGCAgcatcaaataaaaaataaataaaaacactttaagaGACACAGCAGTAAAagctaaaaaataaaacaattaaatggTGATCCCTTTCGgtaaaataaaagacaaaatcaATAAATAGGATAAAAAAGAAATACctattaattaaataaataaaatataatgtaaTCAATGAAAAGACGCAAATCATGGAAAGGAGTACGTTCATATATAAAGTACAGTATGTGTTTAAGTTACTGAAACAAGgcagtgagtgtgtgagagtgtgtgtgtgtgtgttagcatgcATTAGTCTTTACCTGTCCAGTGCCAACCCCTCCACAGTAGACAACATTGGCTCCCATGCAGGTGAGCAGCTCCTGCGCAGCGGTGTATTCCTCCTCCGCTCCCCCCACCATGAAGGTCAGTTTGGCCAAGCTGGCAGCGCCGACACCTGAACGCAGAACACATGTTCAAACTGGGCTGATCTTAACTCGGGTGAACACACATTCATCATGTCCATCCCTGGCTCTGAAATAGTACGACCCAGACCTGTGGACCTGAAAATAGTGTTGGAGGGAAAATTGATTCGTGTAAGAATACatattgtaatatatatatatatagaaattgtattcattgggataaaccccttgagatgcaccatctcgttttcaagggggtcccgacaataaATATTCTGACTTGATTCACAACTTTAaaaaattgaagatgtttttctACAAACATAGATTAAGATACAATGAGGACAATCCTACACACCCAGTCAAAGTTGTAAGTAAGTTGtattaagcattattgtgtgAACTGCCTAccaattttatttatctaatcaGACAGcctatttttttttgtataacttaaacttattattttttaattaactgAGGATTGAGAAATACTAAACAAAAAGTGAAATGTTACTAATGCCCAAGTGTAGCATGAATACCATTTGTCTAAGTTTTGCAAGGGAGTTtctttttttccccttaaaataatgtttaattacgTTATACGTACTTTCATGCCTTCATGCAATGATATTTCACAAATCCAAAATCAAATCAGATCATGACATAATGAAAAGATTAACAGCTCTGCCTGCAACACACTACACACTTTTATACAAGGTTAAAGAGTGAGTTAAACGTGACAAAAAAAAATAGCGCAGCCGCAGTTTGAGTAAACAGGTGTATCCAACTAAAATGTGTAGATTTGCCACACTAAAGAACATAATACATCAGCCACTTGACTGTTTCAACACTAACAACAGTGTGTAAAAGGTCaaatgtgtactgtgtgtgtgtgtgtgtgtgttggactcATAGTGGGACAGGCGTGTTAAGTAGTCGAGCACCAGAGGGACAGAGGTATCTTTAAAAGCCGATTGTTGCCATCATCCTCTGCACAACCCTCGTGGGAGCCTTTGCCTTTTGTCCTGTCACCCTTActctctctgacacacacacacacacacacacacacacacacacacacacacacacacacacacacacacacacacacacacacacacacacacacacacacacacacacacacacacacacacacacacacacacacacacacacacacacacacacacacacacacacacacacacacacacacacacacacacacacacacacacacacacacacacacacacacacacacacacacaccagctgtGCCTAAGGCCAGCCCCCCTCATGGGGGTATCAGTGACAGGCGTGAGGGGTAATTAACTTTACACTTTATCATGTTCAATTAGACGTCCCTCACCGTGCCTGATGGCTTAAGGAGCGTGCCATGTTGTGGGAGGCAACCTCACCCCCCCCTCTGCCCACCCCACAGGGTCCTTAATGCAGAACTAACCCCTTTCAGAGTGGGCTCGACCCAGCAGGCCTGAGTCTCCTGTGCAATGGCAGTGTTCCTTGCATGCTTTATTGAAGAACTCCAAACATTAACACATTACACAGCACAGCTGGTACACACATAATGTATACACAAACTCACGCAGGGACAACAATGTAATATCATTCTGATCTCAAACACAATACTTAGAAAAGTACTGAAGTAAAAAGACTGTGACTCTGCATGCAAAGGGACTTTTCAGTTATCTGGGAAAAGggaaggcagagagagagagagagagagagagagagttcaaATGTCTCTTTAGGGTGTCGTCTGGCTCTAATGAAAGGGCTCTTAATAGTGAAAGCCTAATAATGTCAGTGTTAATAATTAAAAGGGAATTACCAGGGACAAAACAGCTGAAGTCACATTATAGACTTTACTGCAGAGGAaaggggaggagaggagaggaggaggggagaAGAGGGGAGGGGAGAAGAGGGGAGAGGAAAACAGAGGAGAGGAAATAAGGGGAGAGGAAATAAGGGGAGAGGATATGGGAGGCGAGGAGACTTACTGTACTATGATCCATAAACATAAATATACATCTCTTGTTCCTCCCCCTTCTTTAATTGGCTCTTCTGTTGTCAAGTGTATGATGCcactacactgtgtgtgtgtgtgtgtgtgtgtgtgtgtgtgtgtgtgtgtgtgtgtgtgtgtgtgtgtgtgtgtgtgtgtgtgtgtgtgtgtgtgtgtgtgtgtcagtgctgAGCTGTCAGCAGGTCATTAGGGCCACACAACGAAGCCCACACTGCGGCAGCTGCCGATGGACCACGGCAAACACACGCTTAACATAAGGCCGCCACACACACCCATCATACACACATATGGTTCACAGACCATAGACATGATAGACTCTGATCCTTTCTGTGACTTTCTGTTGTCTTTTTTAATGTCATTTATATGCCTGACTTAGTCTATTTTAGTGTAATATAAGGACAGTTTCTTTTGGTGACAGATTGCTCAGATTTATGGCGATTTTACTGTTTGTTTGGCCAAATAGTTGAAGTTAGTTGTGATACACACGGCGGAAGTATCATAACACTTTTCTCGACTATGCCATCAttataaatgtatcaataatcaTACAAATAATGACACAGTCGATTAGAGTGCATCTTACTTACAGATAGTTGTAAAAGTTCAATACATCTTATCACTTATTTCCTTTACTAGTTTTCATTCTTCAGGCTTGTGTTCTCCCTAACAGGCAAATAGGCAAATACAcatcaacacaaacacacacggacGCACAGAAAGAGCAGTGTGACAACTGTGCTGGTTCATTAGTGGAGACCACTGTTTGTGGACGACTAAAGAGGAGATTATTGATAACACAGTCAACGTGCTGATCAATATATTTGGctaaggagagaaagaaggagagcaagagagagagagcgagagagtttTAGAGATGACAGCAGAGAAGGAAAACGATCTCTCTCTTCCTACCTCCCAGCGACCCCCCCAACTCTCCCTCCCTCAAATTAACTAATCACCCATAATAAGCTCTTATGATCTGTAGTGGATTTCTATAGGCAGTGACACCGGGATGATGGAAGATCCTTGTTGGTGGAAGAATAACAAATCATTAGCataacagtgtgtgtgctgGGGGTGTCAGCGAGTCTGTTCATTGTGCATGGGCAAAAGTgcatttgtgttttgtttgtgtgttattCTGTGATGTCTATGCAGTGTCTTGGCTATGcttctactgtgtgtgtgtgtgtgtgtgtgtgtgtgtgtgtgtgtgtgtgtgtgtgtgtgtgtgtgtgtgtgtgtgtgtgtgtgtgtgtgtgtgaggggacaTCCCGTTCTCGGACTGGTCCTGTCAGAGACGGATTAAAGAGGAATCCTAATGAGGCTTCCTGAGCGCCGGGCCCGCCGGCTCATCCATCCCAGCGGGAGTGACAGTCCGGGATCGTTAGCACTGCACAACTACACAACGCCCCCTAGGGGGGGAAgacaagatgtgtgtgtgtgtgtgtgtgtgtgtgtgtgtgtgtgtgtgtgtgtgtgtgtgtgtgtgtgtgtgagggttgGGGGGGCACTTATGATAGAAGATACAGGGTTGAGATGGAGAGGAAAGAATAGAGGAGGGATGCAAATACTGAAAACACTTCCACAATGGAGAGGTTACGTATATAATGCCAAAAAAATACttaataaatatgtaatataaTTTTGAGATTTGGATAAAAAACATGTATATCAGTCTAATGTCTAGCAGGCGATCCTCTTGGGAAATAATTCCCTTGGGAAAAAACTTCTCTTCTCCTCGGTCACTTTCTCTCATCTTG
This region includes:
- the hibadha gene encoding 3-hydroxyisobutyrate dehydrogenase a is translated as MAALFRGSRNLLLGGTKHVDLAFVSSRSMASKTPIGFVGLGNMGSPMAKNLLRNGYPVIVTDVFPESCKELQDMGAQVVDSPADVAEKADRILTMLPSSPNVIEVYTGPNGILKKVKKGTLLIDSSTIDPAVSREMAVAAEKMGAVFMDAPVSGGVGAASLAKLTFMVGGAEEEYTAAQELLTCMGANVVYCGGVGTGQAAKICNNMLLAIGMIGTAETMNLGIRLGLDPKLLAKILNMSSGRCWSSDTYNPAPGVMEGVPSANNYQGGFGTTLMAKDLGLAQNTATNTKTPIPLGSLAHQIFRVMCARGYANKDFSSVFQFLREEEGQ